In the genome of Mycolicibacterium aromaticivorans JS19b1 = JCM 16368, one region contains:
- a CDS encoding Mu transposase domain-containing protein, with amino-acid sequence MLTWEDDVEVHALRKRGWTISAIARHTRRDPKTIRSYLNGTTTPGVRKRSVVDPFEVFLAYVTARLIDDPHLWVRTLCDELEDLGYAMSYQTLTRQVRDRKLRPVCEACLTATERPNAVIEHPPGEETQWDWLDLPNPPASWGWGSMAHLFVGTLACSGKWRGVLAPQMTQPRVVDGLDRICRGLGGVSRVWRFDRMATVCHPESGTVTASFAGVAKHYGVSVAICPPRRGNRKGAVEKSNHTAAQRWWRTLPDDVTVEQAQASLDEFCQRRADTRLRATADGKASVADLAGSEGLHPMPARAYPAILTTQRVVSRQALISYRGNRYSVPPELASASVTVTQVLGTDVIDVVTTSGITIARHRLAPDGTGAMVRDHGHVYALEQAAMAGANTGRPHRRKERIPPGPEALAAAAALRGPTTANSSTSETHSTTTQSDATAVLYDLSVYERAARGRNTLS; translated from the coding sequence ATGCTGACATGGGAGGACGATGTGGAAGTACATGCCCTACGCAAACGCGGCTGGACGATCTCGGCGATCGCCAGACACACCCGCCGTGACCCCAAGACCATCCGGTCCTATCTGAACGGCACCACCACGCCCGGAGTGCGCAAACGCTCCGTGGTGGATCCGTTCGAGGTGTTCCTGGCCTACGTCACCGCACGGCTGATCGACGATCCGCATCTGTGGGTGCGGACGCTGTGCGACGAGCTCGAGGACCTTGGGTACGCGATGTCGTATCAGACGCTGACCCGTCAGGTCCGCGACCGCAAGCTGCGCCCGGTGTGCGAGGCGTGCCTGACCGCCACGGAACGACCGAACGCCGTCATCGAACACCCGCCGGGTGAAGAGACGCAATGGGATTGGTTGGATCTACCCAACCCGCCGGCGTCGTGGGGGTGGGGATCGATGGCGCACCTGTTCGTCGGCACCCTGGCGTGTTCGGGCAAGTGGCGCGGGGTGCTGGCACCGCAGATGACCCAACCCCGGGTCGTCGATGGCCTGGACCGAATCTGCCGAGGGCTGGGCGGGGTGAGCCGGGTGTGGCGCTTCGACCGGATGGCCACGGTGTGTCACCCGGAGTCCGGGACGGTGACGGCGAGCTTCGCCGGGGTGGCCAAGCACTACGGGGTGTCGGTGGCGATCTGCCCGCCCCGGCGCGGAAATCGCAAGGGTGCGGTGGAGAAGTCCAATCACACTGCCGCCCAACGGTGGTGGCGAACACTGCCCGACGACGTGACCGTCGAACAGGCCCAGGCCAGCCTCGATGAGTTCTGCCAGCGCCGCGCTGACACCCGGCTCCGTGCCACCGCCGACGGCAAGGCATCGGTGGCCGACCTTGCCGGCAGCGAGGGTTTGCATCCGATGCCGGCACGGGCGTATCCGGCGATCCTGACCACGCAGCGGGTGGTGTCACGCCAAGCGTTGATCTCCTACCGCGGCAACCGGTACTCGGTGCCACCGGAACTCGCGTCGGCGAGCGTGACGGTGACTCAGGTGCTCGGGACGGATGTCATCGACGTGGTGACTACCTCGGGGATCACCATCGCCCGGCACCGCCTCGCCCCTGACGGGACCGGGGCGATGGTCCGCGATCACGGTCACGTCTATGCACTCGAGCAGGCCGCGATGGCGGGTGCGAACACCGGGCGACCACACCGCCGCAAGGAACGCATCCCACCCGGACCCGAAGCCCTCGCTGCGGCCGCCGCACTACGCGGCCCGACCACTGCCAACAGCTCGACTAGTGAGACTCACTCCACCACAACACAATCCGATGCCACTGCAGTGCTCTATGACCTGTCGGTCTACGAACGCGCCGCCCGCGGAAGGAACACCCTGTCATGA
- a CDS encoding ATP-binding protein, which yields MTNPTTSGSTDRLPTPNTAEAASLYQRLRGHLAVLRLHDAAEALPTVLDQASAEDLSMTAALDRLLSIEVEATEARRLAGRLRFACLPTPASLEDFDYDAAAGVDRKVIEELATCRYLETATNVLLIGPPGVGKTHLSVGLARAAAHAGYRTYFTTAADLAARCHRAAIEGRWATTMRFYAGPTLLVIDELGYLPLPGEAAAALFQVVSQRYMKTSIVMTTNRGVGKAHLFARTCAEVALKRDMFAGIRVGRGGRAVGPRRGDRRDRSSLLRVSSRRLPRRVSGRSY from the coding sequence ATGACCAACCCCACAACCAGCGGATCCACCGACCGTCTGCCCACCCCGAACACCGCCGAAGCAGCCAGCCTCTACCAACGTCTACGCGGGCATCTGGCCGTGCTCAGGCTCCACGATGCGGCCGAGGCGTTGCCGACGGTCCTGGACCAAGCCTCCGCCGAGGACCTGTCGATGACCGCCGCCCTGGACCGACTGCTCTCCATCGAAGTCGAGGCCACCGAAGCCCGCCGATTGGCCGGTCGGTTGCGGTTCGCGTGCCTGCCCACCCCGGCCTCGCTGGAGGACTTCGACTACGACGCCGCCGCCGGGGTTGATCGCAAGGTGATCGAAGAGCTGGCCACCTGCCGCTACCTCGAGACCGCGACCAACGTCCTGCTCATCGGCCCGCCCGGGGTCGGCAAGACGCATCTCTCGGTCGGGTTGGCCAGGGCAGCAGCCCATGCCGGGTATCGGACGTACTTCACCACCGCCGCTGACCTCGCCGCCCGGTGCCATCGTGCGGCGATCGAAGGGCGGTGGGCCACCACGATGCGGTTCTACGCCGGCCCAACGCTGCTGGTGATCGACGAACTGGGCTACCTGCCGCTCCCCGGCGAAGCAGCGGCAGCGTTGTTTCAGGTTGTCTCCCAACGGTATATGAAGACATCGATCGTGATGACCACCAACCGCGGCGTTGGAAAAGCGCACTTGTTCGCGCGAACCTGTGCGGAAGTGGCGTTGAAACGTGACATGTTTGCAGGTATCAGGGTTGGGCGAGGTGGTCGGGCAGTCGGCCCTCGTCGAGGTGATCGGCGAGATAGATCATCGCTCCTTCGGGTCTCATCCCGAAGGCTGCCGCGACGAGTTTCGGGTCGATCGTATTGA
- a CDS encoding NlpC/P60 family protein, protein MGGSGVGAYIAQVDRVLAAAQGVFPAAGGPGSIQSQGPGVPAAPPDSALSTGAGNAGDGYKRTWGTVTGLDAQTNGTSAAGAAEGQNGRAGATGVRQSAASAAAAIAPATGSPAGVKTLVTNMDDRLAAMQRQLDSTRAQNQLLATRMRQMAMAYRQAGQASQAGMFRGMGGGGGMPSMGMGGGSGGLPGMGMFSKLPGMLNGQNSRRASPLGDSVGGNYPSSFSGQGAENVRAAIRAALDRKGIHDPAARARWEAGMMLVAQRESNFRDVVNTHDSNARAGNPSGGPFQFIASTYRAYQDPGTSSNHRDTFGQACAFINYATRKYDVSWAATDLAAKIQQADPRRSPKGY, encoded by the coding sequence GTGGGCGGCTCGGGTGTGGGCGCGTATATCGCGCAGGTTGACCGGGTGTTGGCCGCTGCCCAGGGCGTTTTCCCCGCGGCTGGCGGTCCGGGGTCGATCCAGAGCCAGGGCCCTGGTGTGCCGGCCGCCCCGCCGGATTCAGCCTTAAGTACCGGGGCCGGCAACGCCGGTGACGGATACAAACGCACCTGGGGCACCGTGACCGGCCTGGACGCCCAAACCAACGGCACCTCGGCTGCCGGGGCCGCCGAAGGCCAGAACGGTCGCGCCGGGGCCACCGGTGTGCGCCAAAGCGCGGCCAGCGCCGCGGCGGCGATCGCGCCGGCTACCGGTTCACCGGCCGGGGTGAAGACGCTGGTGACCAACATGGATGACCGCCTGGCCGCGATGCAACGTCAGCTCGACTCCACCAGGGCGCAAAATCAGCTGCTGGCCACCCGAATGCGCCAGATGGCGATGGCCTACCGCCAGGCCGGGCAGGCGTCCCAGGCGGGCATGTTCCGCGGGATGGGTGGTGGCGGCGGAATGCCGTCGATGGGCATGGGCGGCGGTAGCGGCGGACTCCCCGGCATGGGCATGTTCTCCAAACTGCCCGGCATGCTCAACGGCCAAAACTCACGGCGAGCCAGTCCATTGGGTGATTCCGTTGGGGGCAACTACCCCTCGTCGTTCAGCGGCCAAGGCGCTGAGAATGTGCGCGCGGCGATTCGGGCTGCCCTGGACCGCAAGGGGATTCACGATCCAGCCGCGCGGGCCCGCTGGGAAGCCGGCATGATGTTGGTCGCACAGCGCGAATCCAACTTTCGTGACGTCGTCAACACGCACGACTCGAATGCGCGGGCCGGAAACCCCTCCGGGGGACCGTTCCAGTTCATCGCCTCCACGTACCGGGCCTACCAGGACCCCGGCACGTCGTCGAACCACCGCGACACCTTCGGCCAAGCCTGCGCTTTCATCAACTACGCCACGCGAAAATACGACGTTTCTTGGGCCGCAACGGATCTCGCAGCGAAAATCCAACAAGCTGACCCACGCCGTTCCCCAAAGGGCTACTGA
- a CDS encoding PIN domain-containing protein, producing MGLLRRLRDWVPCFRLLFPHPTPEVANRLDEGIGHLERWLVRDGRSDHDIPPTVEEAQQKLAVTFADLRDLTKLLPRNDYPVRLVVDTNALLDNPDVAAYVADLGRKYVVHLLPVVLREIDDLKRGGRTDIVRDAARRADRRLKGIRTNGDVRRGVRVAGDVIAKFEHVEPRSRDLPEWLDMTVPDDRFVAATLLLQSEHPGSALYVGTSDINLQTKLAATGLLR from the coding sequence ATGGGACTGCTCCGCCGACTGCGCGATTGGGTGCCATGCTTCCGACTCTTGTTTCCCCACCCCACACCAGAGGTGGCGAACCGACTAGACGAAGGCATCGGCCATTTGGAGCGTTGGCTCGTTCGCGATGGCCGCAGCGACCACGACATCCCGCCGACGGTAGAGGAAGCTCAGCAGAAGCTCGCCGTGACCTTCGCCGATTTGCGCGACCTGACAAAGCTCCTGCCGCGCAATGATTACCCGGTTCGTCTCGTGGTCGACACGAATGCGCTTCTCGACAACCCCGATGTTGCAGCGTACGTAGCCGATCTTGGGCGTAAGTACGTTGTGCATCTCCTGCCTGTTGTCCTGCGGGAAATCGATGACCTCAAGCGCGGCGGACGGACTGACATCGTGAGGGATGCCGCTAGGCGTGCAGATCGGAGACTGAAAGGGATCCGAACGAACGGCGACGTCCGCAGAGGAGTGCGTGTGGCGGGTGATGTGATCGCCAAGTTCGAGCATGTCGAACCACGGTCTCGGGATCTGCCGGAGTGGCTGGACATGACGGTTCCCGACGACAGATTTGTCGCTGCGACGCTCCTGCTGCAATCCGAGCACCCAGGTTCAGCGTTGTACGTGGGCACCAGCGATATCAACTTGCAAACGAAGCTGGCAGCGACGGGCCTCCTGAGGTGA